The genome window CTTATCGCCGGTTGGTCAACTTCGCCGAAGCGGAACCGGTATTCCCTGATTTCTTAACTGGAGTAGAGTTGATCAAGCTCTTCAGTGCTGCTAAGAAGGCGCCACCCCATCAGCCGGACTACTACCTGGAAAGTATGCAGATGACTGCCTATATCGGCGATCCTGTGAGCACGTATTCCAGCGGGATGCTCAAAAAACTGGCCTTGGTATTGGCTTTCCTTGGACAGCCAGCCTGTATCTTATTAGACGAACCGCTGACAACCCTCGATGCGGATTCCTTGCCCATCTTGTATGACTGGATTGCCAATCAGCACGATCAGCAGGGAACTACCTTTTTGTTATCCTCGCACCAATCATTCGCTGGACAGGCTTTACCAAGGGTACAAAACCTGTTCGTTGAGCATAACACCTTACAGTCCCAGCGATGAACAGACCGCTAATTCGTGTATTAATCAAAATCATGGTCAAGGGC of Spirosoma rhododendri contains these proteins:
- a CDS encoding ABC transporter ATP-binding protein; amino-acid sequence: MLHIKNFRKVYGRYVALQVDNFIITPGIYWVQGVNGSGKSTLLKALAGIIAFEGDSILHQHVSLKQQPTAYRRLVNFAEAEPVFPDFLTGVELIKLFSAAKKAPPHQPDYYLESMQMTAYIGDPVSTYSSGMLKKLALVLAFLGQPACILLDEPLTTLDADSLPILYDWIANQHDQQGTTFLLSSHQSFAGQALPRVQNLFVEHNTLQSQR